A genomic segment from Desulfonatronum lacustre DSM 10312 encodes:
- a CDS encoding DUF4412 domain-containing protein yields the protein MKRTTICLTTILVVLLQGGWVWAEDYLKILHVSEPYEIMGQKQAGSEEIVETWLSGNKARMNSSDKTSVIFDGDKQTMYMLDHGERTYTEVPLNLSEAMAGMLGEEGGHEKAQMMAQMMGGMMQMQASVVETGTVKNVNDWTCRVYELTLNMPMGQTAAEICATDQIDVNVSMYNKIGHAMMAGQHGFEELLREMEKIRGVAVLTVSRANVMGATVVTREELLEHKKMAAPSGSFDIPEGYTRQRFMGM from the coding sequence ATGAAAAGAACCACGATTTGTTTGACGACTATTCTGGTTGTATTGCTTCAGGGGGGCTGGGTCTGGGCCGAGGATTACCTGAAGATTCTCCATGTCAGTGAGCCGTATGAGATCATGGGGCAAAAGCAGGCGGGCAGCGAGGAAATAGTCGAGACATGGCTGAGCGGCAACAAGGCCCGAATGAACTCTTCCGACAAGACGTCGGTGATTTTCGATGGCGACAAGCAGACTATGTACATGCTGGACCACGGTGAGCGGACGTATACCGAGGTGCCGCTGAACCTGTCCGAAGCCATGGCCGGCATGCTGGGCGAGGAAGGGGGACATGAAAAGGCCCAGATGATGGCTCAGATGATGGGGGGGATGATGCAGATGCAGGCTTCGGTCGTGGAAACCGGGACCGTGAAGAACGTCAACGACTGGACCTGCCGGGTTTATGAGCTGACCTTGAACATGCCCATGGGGCAAACGGCTGCTGAAATCTGCGCCACGGACCAGATCGACGTGAACGTGAGCATGTACAACAAGATCGGTCATGCCATGATGGCCGGGCAGCATGGTTTCGAGGAGCTGCTTCGGGAAATGGAGAAGATTCGGGGAGTCGCCGTGCTGACCGTGAGCAGAGCCAATGTCATGGGCGCGACGGTGGTGACCCGGGAAGAACTTCTGGAGCACAAAAAAATGGCCGCTCCCTCCGGAAGTTTTGATATTCCAGAGGGGTACACGCGACAACGATTCATGGGCATGTAG
- a CDS encoding molybdopterin-dependent oxidoreductase, with product MLKNNGETSRISACILDCPDACSFLVDSRARTLRANPAHPFTNGFICRKGARCFDRLDAPERITRPLVRTKAKRGLRRGKAVEAGHEGFEPVSWAAALDLIAAKLNALADRPEAVLHVRGYGYRGVLAQASLNFFAALGSSTIHGSLCDDAGIEACIRDFGALEHNDPLDLLNAARIVNWGKDLGRSSPHIGLLVREARKKGTRVLTISPGGDGSEGWSDRTVRIRPGTDRFLAAWLIRRLLEQDAVSPEVVRACADWDALQALMHGLNDDDLLRTCDVDRGSAQELLEWYAPWVAANPVSGAVLGAALGDPTATLIGWGVQRYLFGGQNVRFINALALLSGNIGRVGGGSYFNIASGRNLGRWRADSPGRPDVAGRRSFLLPSLAWELEWADPPVEFVWVDGHNVVNQVPDGLAMAKALQRPFVVCVDAFLTDTARCADVVLPPALMLEREEIVGSCLHHYVNYSGQAIPPREDCRSDFDILRDLGARLNPPVGFPEPDECLRIGLGPLGVDLESFRARGFVRADHPPVAFAGLTFAHPDGLYRFPETLDPEPLEFDQDDDPEFPLRLLSLVRGKYMHSQIPESEQQGLPEILVSPDNPDLDDLDPEGPTFLATPLGRMAVRLRLDASLHPLVVLIRRDGWVSLGHGPNAIIEPQITDMGDCAALYSQCCRLEPD from the coding sequence ATGTTGAAGAACAACGGTGAGACATCGCGGATTTCCGCCTGTATTCTGGACTGTCCGGATGCCTGTTCGTTTCTTGTGGATTCTCGGGCTCGAACTCTCCGGGCAAATCCGGCGCATCCGTTCACCAATGGGTTCATTTGCCGCAAGGGTGCTCGTTGTTTTGATCGGCTTGACGCTCCGGAGCGCATCACCCGGCCCTTGGTGCGCACGAAGGCCAAGCGCGGCTTGCGGCGCGGGAAAGCCGTCGAGGCGGGCCATGAGGGGTTTGAGCCGGTTTCCTGGGCCGCGGCTTTGGATTTGATCGCGGCCAAGCTGAACGCTTTGGCGGACCGGCCCGAGGCCGTGCTGCACGTGCGCGGCTACGGGTATCGCGGGGTTCTGGCTCAGGCCAGTCTGAACTTTTTCGCGGCTCTCGGCTCCTCCACCATCCATGGCTCCTTGTGCGACGACGCGGGGATTGAGGCCTGCATCCGCGACTTCGGCGCGTTGGAGCACAACGATCCGTTGGATTTGCTCAATGCGGCCCGGATCGTGAATTGGGGCAAGGACCTGGGTCGTTCTTCCCCGCATATCGGCCTTTTGGTCCGCGAGGCGCGTAAAAAGGGAACGCGGGTGCTGACCATTTCCCCTGGCGGGGATGGCAGCGAAGGGTGGTCCGACCGGACGGTCCGCATCCGCCCCGGTACGGACCGTTTCCTGGCGGCATGGCTGATCCGAAGGCTCTTGGAGCAGGACGCCGTCTCTCCGGAAGTCGTTCGGGCCTGCGCCGATTGGGATGCGTTGCAAGCGCTGATGCACGGCTTGAACGACGACGATCTGTTGCGGACGTGCGACGTGGATCGTGGTTCGGCGCAAGAACTGCTGGAGTGGTACGCGCCTTGGGTTGCGGCAAATCCTGTTTCTGGTGCTGTTTTGGGTGCCGCTCTTGGCGACCCCACGGCCACGCTGATCGGCTGGGGCGTGCAGCGGTATCTGTTCGGTGGTCAGAATGTGCGGTTCATCAATGCCCTGGCCTTGTTGTCGGGCAATATCGGTCGCGTCGGGGGAGGCTCGTATTTCAACATCGCCTCGGGCCGGAATCTGGGGCGCTGGCGGGCTGATTCACCGGGACGACCTGATGTCGCCGGCAGGCGCTCCTTCCTGTTGCCCTCCCTGGCCTGGGAACTGGAATGGGCCGACCCGCCGGTGGAGTTCGTCTGGGTGGACGGGCACAACGTGGTCAATCAGGTTCCGGACGGTCTGGCCATGGCCAAGGCCTTGCAACGGCCCTTCGTGGTCTGCGTGGATGCGTTTCTGACCGACACGGCTCGTTGTGCGGACGTGGTTCTGCCGCCCGCGTTGATGCTGGAGCGCGAAGAAATAGTGGGTTCCTGTCTGCATCACTACGTCAACTATTCCGGCCAGGCGATCCCACCCCGGGAAGATTGTCGTTCGGATTTCGACATCCTTCGTGACCTGGGCGCACGATTGAATCCGCCGGTGGGCTTCCCGGAGCCGGACGAGTGCCTGCGTATCGGCCTTGGCCCGCTGGGCGTCGACCTGGAATCGTTCCGAGCCAGGGGCTTTGTCAGGGCCGACCATCCTCCCGTTGCCTTCGCGGGGTTGACGTTCGCCCATCCGGACGGGTTGTATCGGTTTCCTGAAACGCTCGACCCGGAACCTCTGGAATTTGATCAGGACGACGACCCCGAATTCCCTTTGCGCCTGCTCTCCCTGGTCCGCGGCAAATACATGCACTCCCAGATTCCGGAGAGCGAGCAGCAGGGGCTGCCCGAGATATTGGTCTCCCCGGACAACCCGGATCTGGACGACCTGGACCCCGAAGGCCCGACTTTCCTGGCCACTCCTTTGGGACGCATGGCTGTTCGGTTGCGTCTGGACGCATCCCTGCATCCCCTGGTCGTCCTGATCCGCCGCGACGGCTGGGTCAGTCTGGGCCACGGCCCCAACGCGATCATCGAGCCTCAAATTACGGACATGGGCGACTGCGCGGCCCTGTACAGCCAGTGTTGTCGGTTGGAGCCGGATTAA
- a CDS encoding BrnT family toxin produces the protein MKIYNWNPGKNQELIVGRGVSFEEAIFHIEHGGLLDDIAHPNASDYPNQRIFVICIKEYVHLVPYVESEDEVFLKTIIPSRKFTKLYLGGGS, from the coding sequence ATGAAAATCTACAATTGGAACCCTGGTAAAAATCAGGAGCTTATAGTCGGGCGGGGCGTTTCCTTTGAAGAGGCGATCTTTCATATTGAACATGGCGGCCTATTAGATGATATTGCTCATCCAAACGCCTCCGATTATCCCAATCAACGGATTTTCGTCATTTGCATTAAAGAATACGTTCACCTCGTCCCGTATGTGGAAAGCGAAGATGAAGTGTTTCTGAAAACAATCATTCCCAGCAGAAAATTTACCAAGCTGTACCTTGGAGGCGGATCATGA
- a CDS encoding CopG family antitoxin → MSKGKLSKEEKTLLDAVEAGEFESVLTQARKKELEAIASNTFKKDKRINIRISNRDLTAIQSRASEEGIPYQIFVSSIIHKYISGSLQDLTANKQMQPTQNTRG, encoded by the coding sequence ATGAGCAAAGGCAAGTTATCGAAAGAAGAGAAAACTCTGCTTGATGCCGTGGAGGCTGGCGAGTTTGAATCAGTATTAACTCAAGCCCGCAAAAAGGAATTGGAGGCAATTGCCAGCAACACGTTTAAAAAAGACAAAAGAATAAATATTCGAATCTCAAACAGGGATTTAACTGCTATCCAGTCAAGAGCATCGGAAGAGGGTATTCCGTACCAAATTTTTGTGTCGAGTATCATTCACAAGTACATTTCGGGCTCACTGCAAGATCTCACAGCGAACAAGCAAATGCAGCCGACGCAAAATACGCGCGGCTGA
- a CDS encoding ammonia-forming cytochrome c nitrite reductase subunit c552, giving the protein MNRMLVTVCCAAIALGVMALVSCTEVPEPVTPSYTTTLAATEIKNSAFEEFFPIHYQTFLENNDDSQMTEYSGSIPHEKHLCEDPPKGWKYCQPYLKNLWMGYPFSYEYNRARGHTYALHDVLEIDRINRYSEQAGLPSTCYNCKTPKMVEWIPKYGDDFWIMEFNQFREELDLDDHTIGCATCHDPQTMDLRITSVPLDEALKRQGKDWREASRNEMRSLVCAQCHVEYYFQDKKFGAAAKPIFPWDLGKDPEDMYEYYKDHGSTTREGFEGHFIDWTHAVSDTPMIKIQHPEYEMWYDSPHGAAGVACADCHMNYRRLDGKKKISSHRWTSPLKSAEMIKSACGQCHADKSPEYLKERVVFSQQKVWGQLLAAQDISVKAHEAVRLASEYQGYKRPDFDQLMINARERIRKGQMFWDWVSAENSAGFHNPAKALETLSRSIQYSQQAVDYAMQATNYGIAQNLEGDIKDIVPPITEHSRKLQQSQEHLDSHEWLGYLPLLPEADLIWDLNRRVQ; this is encoded by the coding sequence ATGAATAGAATGCTTGTCACGGTCTGTTGTGCGGCCATAGCCCTTGGGGTCATGGCCCTGGTGAGCTGTACCGAGGTGCCTGAGCCGGTCACGCCGTCCTACACGACCACGCTGGCGGCCACGGAAATCAAGAACAGCGCGTTTGAAGAGTTTTTTCCCATTCACTACCAAACGTTCCTGGAAAACAACGACGACAGCCAGATGACCGAGTACTCCGGTTCGATCCCTCATGAAAAGCATCTTTGCGAAGATCCGCCCAAAGGCTGGAAATACTGTCAGCCATATCTGAAAAACCTCTGGATGGGCTACCCCTTCAGTTACGAATACAACCGAGCCCGCGGACATACCTACGCCCTGCACGACGTTTTGGAAATCGACCGGATCAACCGCTACAGCGAACAGGCCGGGTTGCCCTCCACCTGCTACAACTGCAAAACCCCCAAGATGGTGGAGTGGATTCCCAAATACGGCGACGATTTCTGGATCATGGAATTCAACCAGTTCCGGGAAGAATTGGACTTGGACGACCACACCATCGGCTGCGCCACCTGCCATGACCCGCAAACCATGGACCTGCGAATTACCAGCGTTCCTCTGGATGAGGCGCTGAAGCGTCAGGGCAAGGATTGGCGGGAAGCCTCGCGCAACGAGATGCGCTCCCTGGTCTGCGCCCAGTGTCACGTGGAGTACTATTTTCAGGACAAGAAATTCGGCGCTGCGGCCAAGCCGATCTTTCCTTGGGACCTGGGCAAGGATCCGGAAGATATGTATGAATACTACAAGGATCATGGATCGACCACACGAGAAGGCTTTGAGGGGCATTTCATCGACTGGACCCATGCGGTGTCCGACACGCCGATGATCAAAATCCAGCACCCCGAATACGAGATGTGGTATGATAGTCCGCATGGTGCGGCCGGCGTGGCCTGCGCGGATTGTCACATGAACTATCGTCGGCTGGATGGAAAAAAGAAGATTTCATCCCATCGCTGGACTTCACCGCTCAAGTCCGCGGAAATGATCAAGAGCGCCTGCGGGCAATGCCATGCGGACAAATCTCCGGAATATCTCAAGGAACGTGTTGTTTTCAGTCAACAAAAAGTTTGGGGTCAATTGCTTGCCGCCCAGGATATTTCGGTCAAGGCTCACGAAGCCGTTCGACTTGCCAGCGAGTATCAGGGGTACAAACGACCTGATTTTGATCAATTGATGATCAATGCTCGCGAACGGATTCGGAAGGGGCAAATGTTTTGGGATTGGGTCTCGGCGGAAAACAGCGCCGGATTCCATAACCCGGCTAAAGCCCTGGAAACGCTTTCCCGTTCCATCCAATACAGCCAACAGGCAGTGGACTATGCCATGCAGGCCACCAATTACGGCATCGCCCAAAACCTGGAAGGCGACATCAAGGACATCGTCCCGCCGATCACGGAGCACAGCCGCAAACTGCAACAAAGCCAGGAGCATCTGGATTCCCACGAGTGGCTGGGCTATCTCCCACTGCTTCCGGAAGCGGATCTGATCTGGGATCTGAATCGTCGCGTTCAGTAA
- a CDS encoding cytochrome c3 family protein, giving the protein MVQPLGRGKVAVLVLLLIGAGLYAGIAFSMKVTDQPEFCGSCHVMYEAVRTHQVSPHANLACNECHAPETGVPKIVFKARAGTKDIYQNTLGDVYDVIHASDKTKDVVNDSCIRCHFMTILNVSEKMVEAKPYCTDCHRSVPHMSKLPISERRVSDE; this is encoded by the coding sequence ATGGTACAACCCCTCGGTAGAGGAAAGGTGGCCGTACTCGTGCTGCTGCTCATCGGCGCCGGACTGTATGCCGGAATAGCCTTTTCCATGAAGGTCACGGATCAGCCGGAGTTCTGCGGCAGTTGTCACGTGATGTACGAGGCCGTTCGGACGCATCAAGTGTCGCCCCACGCCAATCTGGCCTGCAACGAATGCCATGCCCCGGAGACGGGGGTGCCCAAGATTGTATTCAAGGCCAGGGCCGGTACCAAGGATATTTACCAAAATACCCTGGGTGACGTTTACGACGTCATCCATGCATCGGACAAGACCAAGGACGTGGTCAACGACAGCTGCATCCGTTGTCATTTCATGACGATTTTGAACGTTTCCGAGAAAATGGTCGAAGCCAAGCCGTACTGCACGGATTGTCATCGCTCCGTGCCACACATGTCCAAATTACCGATTTCCGAAAGGAGGGTGTCGGATGAATAG
- a CDS encoding bifunctional ADP-dependent NAD(P)H-hydrate dehydratase/NAD(P)H-hydrate epimerase, with protein MYRPLPTPDEMAHWDSAAQRDYGLLQELLMENAAREALAVLLQEYGPVEGKQVVLLAGPGNNGGDAFALARHLADRGAWVSTFHVKPLEAYTGAAAYHLNLLNKLSLPLIPLSEAHIDHLRQPDVLVDGLLGTGFQGDLRPDYRQWIEYINRLPREVFILSLDIPTGLNGLTGRPSPIAVRASATVSFEATKLGPALPEAASYVGREHARPIGIPFRVKQAQPPGQFLLESGVLNLLPQSNDLLHKGTAGHVLVVGGSPGLTGAPLLSALAALRCGAGLASVACPTKLAREIKAGCPEVMLLPLGHGTSWSRDCLDDLSGALERFDAVILGPGLGRSPETGAFCRTLLAHDLPSLIGDADFLYALAQDSNLFTQLPPNTILTPHPGEMAMLTGLTIDQVQASRIETAREYARKWNVVLVLKGAGTVIASREGAVYVSPFACPNLAVGGSGDVLCGVLGALLAAGLAPLAAANAAVYWHGLAGTELRKRFPRRGNLAREIADMLPHVAD; from the coding sequence ATGTACCGCCCGTTACCCACACCGGATGAAATGGCCCATTGGGACTCCGCGGCCCAGCGCGACTACGGCTTGTTGCAGGAACTGCTCATGGAAAACGCCGCACGGGAGGCATTGGCCGTGCTGCTCCAGGAGTACGGGCCAGTGGAGGGAAAGCAGGTCGTGCTGCTGGCCGGACCGGGAAACAACGGCGGGGATGCCTTTGCCCTGGCCCGGCACCTGGCCGACCGCGGCGCCTGGGTCAGCACGTTTCACGTCAAGCCGCTCGAAGCCTATACCGGCGCGGCGGCCTATCATTTGAATTTACTGAACAAGCTGAGCCTGCCTCTGATCCCGCTGTCCGAGGCCCACATCGACCACCTGCGCCAGCCGGACGTTCTGGTGGACGGCCTGCTGGGCACAGGCTTCCAGGGAGATTTGCGACCGGATTATCGGCAATGGATCGAATACATCAACCGTCTGCCCAGGGAGGTCTTCATCCTGTCCCTGGACATCCCCACGGGCTTGAACGGACTGACCGGACGTCCTTCGCCCATTGCCGTCCGGGCTTCGGCCACGGTCAGCTTCGAGGCGACCAAGCTCGGCCCGGCCCTGCCGGAAGCCGCTTCGTACGTGGGCCGAGAACACGCCCGCCCCATCGGGATTCCGTTTCGGGTCAAACAGGCCCAGCCGCCGGGACAATTTCTGCTGGAGAGCGGCGTTTTGAATCTCCTTCCTCAATCGAACGACCTGCTGCATAAAGGCACGGCCGGCCACGTGCTGGTGGTCGGCGGCTCACCAGGGCTGACCGGAGCGCCCCTGCTCTCGGCCCTGGCCGCCTTGCGTTGCGGAGCCGGACTGGCCTCCGTGGCCTGTCCGACCAAGCTGGCGAGAGAGATCAAAGCCGGATGCCCCGAAGTGATGCTCCTGCCCCTGGGCCACGGAACCTCCTGGAGCCGGGACTGCCTCGACGACCTTTCCGGAGCTCTGGAGCGCTTCGACGCGGTGATACTCGGGCCGGGTCTTGGCCGCTCCCCAGAGACGGGCGCCTTTTGTCGAACCCTGCTGGCCCACGACCTGCCCTCCTTGATCGGCGACGCGGATTTCCTGTACGCTTTGGCCCAGGATTCGAACCTTTTCACCCAACTCCCTCCGAACACCATCCTCACCCCGCATCCGGGAGAAATGGCGATGCTGACCGGACTGACCATCGACCAGGTCCAGGCAAGCCGTATCGAAACGGCCCGGGAGTACGCCCGGAAATGGAACGTCGTCCTGGTGCTCAAAGGGGCCGGGACGGTCATTGCTTCCCGCGAAGGTGCCGTGTATGTATCTCCGTTTGCCTGCCCAAACTTGGCGGTGGGAGGTTCCGGCGACGTGCTCTGCGGCGTCCTGGGCGCCCTGCTGGCCGCGGGCCTCGCCCCGCTGGCGGCCGCCAACGCGGCCGTGTACTGGCATGGCTTGGCGGGAACGGAGTTGAGGAAGCGCTTTCCCCGGCGGGGCAATTTGGCCCGGGAAATCGCGGACATGCTGCCACATGTGGCGGACTGA
- a CDS encoding CBS domain-containing protein yields MRTAKDIMTRDVVTVTPDTDVNAAAKILLEKDFNGLPVLDEDGKLVGVLCQSDLVVQQREFPLPSFFTLLGGFVALTSLSQLQRAVDKMAATKVSQAMTPDPVSVSPDTPVNKLADLMAENKYHTIPVLEDGKLVGVVGKKDILRLLASSEE; encoded by the coding sequence ATGCGGACAGCTAAGGACATTATGACCCGGGACGTGGTCACCGTAACCCCGGATACGGACGTCAACGCGGCGGCCAAAATTCTGCTGGAAAAGGACTTCAACGGGCTGCCCGTGCTGGATGAAGACGGCAAGCTGGTGGGCGTGCTCTGCCAGAGCGACCTCGTGGTCCAGCAACGCGAATTCCCCCTGCCCTCTTTTTTCACCCTGCTGGGCGGCTTCGTGGCCCTGACCTCCCTGAGTCAGCTTCAACGCGCCGTGGACAAAATGGCCGCCACCAAGGTCAGCCAGGCCATGACCCCGGACCCGGTCAGCGTCTCCCCGGACACCCCGGTGAACAAACTGGCCGACCTGATGGCCGAAAACAAATATCACACCATCCCGGTGCTGGAAGATGGAAAACTGGTCGGCGTGGTGGGCAAGAAGGACATCCTTCGTCTTTTGGCCAGTTCCGAGGAATAA
- the tsaE gene encoding tRNA (adenosine(37)-N6)-threonylcarbamoyltransferase complex ATPase subunit type 1 TsaE — translation MPSPSAPLHLHLKDHDATMALGVCFVDAMRALGAYPALLLDGELGAGKTTFTRGAVQALPDGDQAEVASPSFNYLNVYPTEPETYHFDFYRLQGRGLDDELFCALHEPARLIIAEWAAYCRSGDLPGDHLAVRFSVVPGGREAAVQAHGAMAEAVLRRLRDSLSTHFPFHDALQGGDPRCGS, via the coding sequence ATGCCTTCACCGTCAGCACCGCTTCATCTCCACCTCAAGGATCACGACGCCACCATGGCCCTTGGTGTCTGCTTCGTCGACGCCATGCGGGCCTTGGGCGCATATCCGGCGCTGTTGCTGGACGGCGAGTTGGGGGCCGGGAAGACCACGTTTACCCGGGGCGCGGTTCAGGCCCTGCCCGACGGCGACCAGGCCGAGGTGGCCAGTCCCAGCTTTAATTACCTGAACGTCTACCCCACTGAGCCGGAAACGTATCATTTCGACTTTTACCGGTTGCAAGGCCGGGGATTGGACGACGAATTATTCTGCGCCCTGCACGAACCGGCCCGGCTGATCATCGCGGAATGGGCCGCGTATTGCCGATCCGGAGACCTGCCCGGGGATCATCTGGCCGTCCGGTTCAGCGTGGTTCCCGGCGGTCGCGAAGCCGCGGTCCAGGCCCATGGAGCCATGGCCGAGGCGGTGCTTCGGCGGTTGCGCGACAGCCTTTCCACTCATTTTCCGTTTCACGACGCCCTGCAAGGAGGAGATCCGAGATGCGGATCGTAG
- a CDS encoding aspartate kinase: protein MRIVVQKFGGTSVANLECMRQVMAKNQKVLDQGAKLVVVLSAMAGETNRLLGMAKQWSTRPDPWEMDALVATGEQVSVALFAMLLKDHGIRARSVLGHQAEILTDCSAGRARILGINTERLMELLEKHDVLVVAGFQGCDIRQRITTLGRGGSDTSAVAMAAALHADLCEIFTDVDGVYTTDPNICPKARKINRITYDEMLEMASMGAKVLQIRSVQFAKKYSVPVHVRSTFSDEPGTIVTKEEEGMEEALVSSIAYDKDQARVTLMDVYDEPGVAATIFAPISDADIVVDMIVQNPSREGRTDMTFTVPRGDLDGTIRILERMKTEIGAPAVVSDAHVSKVSIIGVGMRNHSGVAAMAFTALKNESINILMISTSEIKISILLDEKYTELAVRTLHEAFGLDKAATPTHCEQT, encoded by the coding sequence ATGCGGATCGTAGTTCAGAAATTCGGCGGCACGTCCGTGGCCAACCTGGAGTGCATGCGCCAGGTCATGGCCAAAAACCAAAAAGTCCTGGACCAGGGAGCCAAGCTGGTCGTGGTCCTCTCGGCCATGGCCGGGGAAACCAACCGTCTCCTGGGCATGGCCAAACAGTGGAGCACCCGTCCCGACCCCTGGGAGATGGACGCCCTGGTGGCCACCGGGGAGCAGGTTTCCGTGGCCTTGTTCGCCATGCTGCTCAAGGACCACGGCATCCGGGCCCGTTCCGTGCTCGGCCATCAGGCTGAAATCCTGACCGACTGCTCCGCCGGACGGGCCAGAATTTTGGGGATCAACACCGAACGACTCATGGAACTGCTGGAAAAGCACGATGTCCTGGTGGTCGCAGGATTTCAGGGCTGCGATATCCGGCAACGGATCACCACCCTGGGCCGGGGAGGCTCGGACACCTCCGCCGTGGCCATGGCCGCCGCGCTGCACGCTGATCTGTGCGAAATTTTCACGGACGTGGACGGCGTGTACACCACGGATCCGAACATCTGCCCCAAGGCCCGCAAGATCAACCGGATTACCTACGACGAGATGCTGGAGATGGCCAGCATGGGGGCCAAGGTGCTCCAGATCCGATCCGTTCAGTTCGCCAAAAAATATTCGGTCCCGGTGCATGTCCGCTCGACGTTTTCCGACGAACCGGGAACCATCGTCACCAAGGAGGAGGAAGGCATGGAAGAAGCGCTGGTATCCAGCATCGCCTACGACAAGGATCAGGCCAGGGTCACCCTGATGGACGTGTACGACGAACCGGGCGTGGCGGCGACGATCTTCGCGCCCATTTCCGACGCGGACATCGTCGTGGACATGATCGTCCAGAACCCCAGCCGGGAGGGCCGCACGGACATGACCTTCACCGTGCCCCGGGGCGACCTGGACGGGACCATCCGCATCCTGGAGCGCATGAAGACCGAGATCGGCGCCCCGGCCGTGGTCTCCGACGCCCATGTCAGCAAGGTCTCCATCATCGGCGTGGGCATGCGCAACCACTCCGGCGTGGCGGCCATGGCCTTCACGGCCCTGAAGAACGAAAGCATCAACATCCTGATGATCAGCACCTCGGAGATCAAGATTTCCATTCTTCTGGACGAAAAATACACCGAGCTGGCCGTGCGCACCCTGCACGAGGCCTTTGGTCTGGACAAAGCGGCAACTCCGACGCACTGTGAGCAGACATGA